One Salvia splendens isolate huo1 chromosome 22, SspV2, whole genome shotgun sequence DNA segment encodes these proteins:
- the LOC121787391 gene encoding multiple organellar RNA editing factor 8, chloroplastic/mitochondrial-like, with amino-acid sequence MATRFLARSLLTSKPPFSSALSHSCASVSAVLPNSSSFLFRLRPIAAAASASYFRRLLPSISTRAFSTRQTASSLNDPNPNWSNRPPKETILLDGCDFEHWLVVVEKPEGDPTRDEIIDSYIKTLAMVVGSEEEARMKIYSVSTRHYFAFGALVSEELSYKLKELPKVRWVLPDSYLDVKNKDYGGEPFINGQAVPYDPKYHEEWVRNNARANERNRRNDRPRNFDRSRNFERRRELQGQNPGGPGGNYNGGPPPANPSPNMGGQLNNGGGGPVPNNTGNYQRPPPNNPSNLQQGPGPNSGGPPYQPGPGPNHGGGFPAGGPGLSPGGFPSGQNQNPYANAGGGSPYQNQNYPGPNSGNFGSNPGYGPGPSQSNFAPNPGSGPGQYQNAYGPNAGNPSQGQNIPGRDFPPSSNY; translated from the exons ATGGCAACGAGATTCCTCGCTCGCTCCCTGCTCACCTCCAAGCCACCTTTCTCATCCGCGCTCTCCCACTCCTGCGCCTCCGTCTCCGCCGTTTTGCCGAATTCCTCTTCATTTCTCTTCCGTCTCCGCCCTATCGCCGCCGCGGCTTCCGCTTCCTATTTCCGCCGCCTGCTTCCGTCGATTTCTACCAGAGCGTTCTCGACTCGGCAGACTGCGTCGTCACTGAATGATCCGAACCCTAACTGGTCGAATCGCCCCCCGAAGGAGACGATTCTGCTCGACGGCTGTGATTTCGAGCACTGGCTCGTGGTTGTGGAGAAGCCGGAGGGCGATCCGACTAGAGATGAAATTATCGATAGCTACATCAAGACGCTTGCTATGGTGGTTGGCAG TGAGGAAGAAGCAAGGATGAAAATATATTCGGTCTCTACAAGGCATTACTTTGCATTTGGAGCACTTGTCTCTGAAGAACTCTCTTACAAGCTAAAAG AGCTGCCAAAGGTTCGGTGGGTGCTGCCTGATTCATACTTGGATGTTAAAAACAAGGACTATGGAG GTGAACCATTTATCAATGGGCAGGCTGTTCCATACGACCCGAAGTATCATGAGGAATGGGTGAGGAACAATGCCCGGGCAAATGAGAGGAACAGGCGTAATGATAGGCCTCGCAACTTTGACAGGTCGAGAAACTTCGAGCGAAGAAGAGAATTGCAAGGCCAGAACCCTGGAGGCCCAGGCGGAAACTACAATGGAGGTCCACCACCAGCCAATCCCAGTCCCAATATGGGCGGACAGCTTAACAATGGGGGTGGTGGGCCTGTGCCTAACAACACTGGAAACTATCAGAGACCACCACCGAACAATCCATCAAACTTACAGCAGGGCCCTGGCCCAAATAGTGGAGGTCCTCCTTACCAACCTGGTCCTGGACCAAATCATGGTGGTGGCTTCCCTGCAGGAGGGCCTGGACTGAGTCCCGGTGGGTTTCCTTCAGGACAAAATCAGAACCCATATGCTAATGCAGGTGGTGGAAGCCCCTACCAGAACCAGAACTACCCGGGACCAAACTCTGGCAATTTCGGCTCCAACCCAGGATATGGTCCTGGCCCAAGTCAGAGCAACTTTGCCCCTAACCCGGGATCTGGTCCGGGGCAATATCAGAATGCTTATGGTCCAAATGCTGGAAACCCTTCACAAGGCCAGAACATCCCAGGAAGAGATTTCCCTCCCTCTTCAAACTACTGA
- the LOC121787927 gene encoding golgin subfamily A member 6-like protein 1, translated as MLRPLHFAMFNTPLKLSVSRFRAPRFVLPNSGYVIGLARTSEFSASLLKTASPFSSIALSVSCRAVRKNPDGRDVKSDPSEEANATLNFLTNVDCEDDKETQTDKSDHGNKGRIPWNKGRKHSEETRARISRNTKEALKDPKIRKKMSEAPRVLSNQTKVKIRASLTKLWGRRLRSKRSREKFLQSWRESIALAAKKGGADQQELEWDSYEKFKQEAALEKAEEAKRKELARVRKDRAAKVKAALKTARLAQKKREREEKAEVRQEATRKRNKWSKEEKEKMVEFQGEKLKERLMKIQRKKSIVSRVSSQQQRRWEKFDLDLAEGKHLQKDISLADQIRIAKKRRAELLLLDKQDLVHL; from the exons ATGTTGAGACCGCTGCACTTTGCAATGTTCAACACTCCACT GAAGCTTTCCGTTTCTCGATTTCGCGCACCCCGATTTGTTCTCCCCAATTCAGGCTATGTGATTGGGCTGGCTAGAACTTCAGAATTTAGTGCATCCCTTTTGAAGACTGCATCTCCTTTTTCCAGCATTGCCCTTTCAGTTTCATGTAGAGCAGTTAGAAAGAACCCTGATGGAAGGGATGTTAAATCTGATCCGTCGGAAGAGGCCAATGCTACTCTAAACTTTCTTACAAATGTTGATTGCGAGGATGACAAGGAAACGCAGACGGATAAGAGTGATCATGGAAACAAAGGGAGAATTCCGTGGAATAAAGGGCGAAAACACAGTGAAG AAACTCGTGCGAGAATCAGTCGTAATACAAAAGAAGCGTTGAAAGATCCCAAG ATTAGAAAGAAGATGTCTGAAGCTCCTCGAGTTCTCAG TAATCAGACGAAAGTAAAGATACGTGCGTCTCTCACAAAGCTATGGGGAAGGCGCCTAAGATCGAAGAGGTCAAGAGAGAAGTTCTTGCAATCGTGGCGTGAGAGTATTGCATTGGCTGCTAAGAAAGGAGGGGCCGATCAGCAAGAACTGGAATGGGATAGCTATGAAAAATTTAAACAAGAAGCAGCCCTCGAGAAAGCAGAGGAAGCTAAGAGGAAAGAGCTGGCCCGTGTACGGAAAGATAGAGCAGCAAAAGTGAAAGCAGCATTGAAGACGGCGAGGTTGGCTCAAAAGAAAAGGGAGCGGGAAGAAAAAGCTGAGGTTAGACAAGAAGCTACTAGAAAGAGGAACAAATGGtcgaaagaagagaaagaaaaaatggttgaattTCAGGGGGAAAAACTGAAGGAGAGACTAATGAAG ATTCAGAGAAAGAAATCGATTGTCTCTAGAGTAAGCAGCCAGCAACAACGAAGATGGGAGAAATTCGACCTTGACCTTGCAGAGGGGAAGCACTTGCAGAAGGATATTTCACTTGCGGATCAGATTCGCATTGCAAAGAAGAGAAGAGCAGAACTGCTGCTGCTTGACAAGCAAGACTTGGTTCATCTATAA